From the genome of Chaetodon trifascialis isolate fChaTrf1 chromosome 4, fChaTrf1.hap1, whole genome shotgun sequence:
GAGTCAGTGCCTCAgtttaaaaagcttttaaagacacacctgtgcagagtGGCATTAGTATAATATTGTCATGTCTattcaaatattttaatgttgttctttcacattttatttctcagtGTTGGCCACTTCTTGAAATCCCTGTTTTTCATCCCATTTTCTGTGTATGATGTTCCTTTTTGagttctttgtttctctgtgagtCACTATCTTTGCACCtgtattgtttgtattttgtgaaGCACGTTGAAACTGGTTTTGTGAGGAGCTATAGAAATCAAGATTATTATTGTTGATACTTAGTCTGATTGTTGACTGCTGAAGGTGAGGAATTTACATTTAAAgtagaaaaatgcaaaaaggatGCTCACAATGTCATGCTTACAGTGTATGAAACCTTCAAGTATGAATGGGTTGTTATCTCAGAATCTTTAGAATTTGTTGAGTATTTTTGTTCATCATGACATTTGAATCTTTGAACAAATGAAGCTGACTTGTTTTAACTCAGCTtcattaaagttgttttttgtatttttcatagGATGCCCACAGAAGAACAAAATTAATATTACTGACATGTTTTCCCAAACAGAGATACTGGAGACGTGTCAGGGAAAGGACAAAGTTCTCCAGCTGAAGCTGTGTTTGATGATGATTCAGAGAAACCTCCAGAGAACCACGAAGTGATGGAGTCCAGGTCTGACAGACACCTGCAGAACAGAGTGGACTCGGCACTTTGGGCTGTGATCAACCAGGCATGTCTTTATTAATGTTTGGAAGTAAAAATAACTTCTTTATATAGCAcaaaacaaagtgcttcacagtggaaacaaagaatgaaagtaaataaaattcaaaacgttaaatttaaaaaagatgaaatcattttaaCAATCACCACAAATAACTTCTCAAAGCAAGTACTCAAGtatctgtaaatgtaaatattcaaGTACTAGAAAGTGTACTtgtgcagtaaatgtacttcatcTTACCACAGCAGACAGGTGGGGCTTTGCTTCACTGACGCTGTTTGTGCTTCTCTTCAGGTTCCTGACAGGCTGTGCGTCACAGCGCCATCTGGTGATCACTCCAGGTCCTACATCCACCCAAAGGCTCACCTCAACTCTGAACCCAGAGCAGCCGAGGCACAGGAGACAACAGAACAGGTTCTTCTGTAAAATATAACCTTAAAATACAGCTTTCAATGAGGCTGTATTACAGGTTAAGTGTCAGGAATAACAcataaaaataagtaaacaaaacaaacacattctgACCTTTGAAGGTCATACAGGGCACAGAGCtgttatctctctctttttccttttcttttcttaaactcctgttttcttttcaaaaattgCCATAAAGCATTATGCATTATAAAGCATTATTCTCAGAGGAGATCGTATACAGGAACCCATGTTACACAGTGCAAAAACAGGTGTTCTGGGTGCAGTGGGAAGGAAAGAGGCACCATTCTCCCCATTTCAAGTCACAGTACCATCAAAATGATCTTGATGATATAATTCTAAGGTAAACCTGTTACATCTGAATGAGACTTTTTAAAGGTGTAAAGTGAATGATTCATAGTGAATACAAATACCTAAAATGACCTCAGACCTCTTTGGGTCTTTGTGTTACATCCTCCAGCTCTATGATCCACATCACAGATCCACAGTGCAGCACTGCTGTAAAACTGGTCAGTTAGCACCATGACTGAAGATAAACTCACTTTTTCTTCCTCGCAGAAAGGTGTGTCTGAGGACAGAGATAAGGCCCAGCTCTCCTCGGCTGTCAGAGAGGAGATGTCGGATtggcagctctcctctctgagaTCAGCA
Proteins encoded in this window:
- the LOC139329781 gene encoding uncharacterized protein C1orf87, with translation MAQKNTSGANSIPRLVVRIIGGKQVKQFIEEPQEDTGDVSGKGQSSPAEAVFDDDSEKPPENHEVMESRSDRHLQNRVDSALWAVINQVPDRLCVTAPSGDHSRSYIHPKAHLNSEPRAAEAQETTEQKGVSEDRDKAQLSSAVREEMSDWQLSSLRSAEDDAAALDLTFSGMLDRSEITHLFLKHDVPLKLPTFSLLLQMFSDKNDPVQIHYRNLLQFIRSSAFPEEVHCQ